CGACTTCGTGTCGGACGCCGACCTCGCGGACTACGTGGTGGTGACGGCCTCGGCCCCCGACCTGACACTCGGTTTCGTCGTCCCGCTCGAAGCGGTCGGTCTCAAGCCGCAGCCATTGATGGGTGGCCACCGGGCTTTCCGGCTCGTCTTCCAAGACGTCGAGATAGCCGATCGCACCGCGGTGTTGGGCGAATCCGGCCTGGCCGTCGAGGACCTACGCCGGGTGGCCAACGCCGCGGTGGCGCTGCAGTCGCTGGACCTGGTCGGCGTCGGCGAGGCAGCGCTGCAGCGCACGGTCGAATACACCAAGGCGCGCAAGCAATTCGGCCGTCCCATCGCGTCGTTTCAGGCCGCGCAGCATCTGGTGGCGAACATGCACATCGCATTGGCCGCGGCCCGACTGGCCGCCCACTCGGCGGTGTTCTCGATCGGGCAGGGCCACACCGCCAACCGGCAGACCGCGATCGCGCGGATGCATGCCGGCGCCGCGGCCAAGCTGATCACCCTTGACGCGCACCAATTGCACGGCGGCATGGGCTATGTCGTCGACACCGACCTGCACCTGTTCTCCGAACGGGCCCGGGTGTTGTCGACACTCGGCGGCGGTGCGGACATCGCCGCGACGTGGATGGAGGAGTCGTGAGCCTGATCGACGAGGAGTCGGCCGCGCGGGTGGGAACCGTTGCCGCCACGGCGTCGGGTGAAGTCAACCGGCGCGACTGGCAGCGGTGGGCCGTCGCGGTCGGCGACCGCAATCCGCTCTGGTTCGACCCGGATTACGCTCGCGCGCAAGGCCATCGCGACGTCGTCTGTCCGCCGCTGTACCTGCAGTACGCCATCCTGGGCGTAACGCCGCTGGATGAGTTGCGGCCCGACGGGTCGTCCGGCGCGGTCTCCGGCAGCCTCGCGTTTCCGCGTGCACCCAAGCGGATGGCCGGCGGCGAGAGCACGACATTTCACGGTCCCGCGTATCACCGCGACGAGATAGAGATGGTCCGGACCATCGAGTCGATCGTGGAAAAGCACGGCCGCTCCGGCGATTTCGTCCTGGTGACCTGGCACACGACCTATCGCAACCAGCATCGCGAACTGCTCGCCGAGGCAACGACGTCGATGATCGCCCGGCCCTAGGAAACGACGTGACCCAGATCTTCTACGAGGACGTCCAGCTGGGCGACGTGCTGCCCACGCTGACCGCGACGCCCGACGAGCGGCAGATGTTCTTCTTCAGCGCCGCAACGTACAACGGCCATCGCATCCACTACGACAAGGACTGGGCCCGAACCACCGAGGGCTACGACGACGTCCTCGTGCAGGGACCACTGCAGGCCGCGCTGCTGGCCCGCGCCATCACCGACTGGATCGGCGGCCGCGGTCGCCTGGTCGAGTATTCCGTGCAGAACCGGGCTGTTGCCCTGGCCGGTCAGCAGCTGACCTTCGGCGGCACAGTCACCGGAAAACGGTTGTCCGACAACGTCGGTCTGGTCGACCTCGACATCGCCGGACGCCGCAACGACACCGTACTGATGCCGGGCACCGCCACCGTCGCGCTGCCCATGCGCGGGGATCGACCATGACGGGCCTGCGGGGCGAAGCGGCGATCGTCGGCATCGCCGAGCTGCCCGCCGAGCGAAAGCAGACGCAACCGCCGTCGTTCACCCTCGACCAGTACGCGGCGCTGGCCAAGATGGTCGTCGACGACGCCGGGGTGGACGCCGGCCTGGTCAATGGCCTGATCTGCCACGGCCTCGCGGAATCCGACATGTTCGCGCCGGCCACGCTGGCCGAATACCTCGGCCTGCCGGTCAATTTCGGCGAGCGCGTCGACCTCGGCGGGGCCACCTCCGCGGGCATGGTGTGGCGGGCCGCGGTCGCCGTCGAACTCGGACTCTGCGACGCGGT
The sequence above is a segment of the Candidatus Mycobacterium wuenschmannii genome. Coding sequences within it:
- a CDS encoding hotdog family protein, producing the protein MTQIFYEDVQLGDVLPTLTATPDERQMFFFSAATYNGHRIHYDKDWARTTEGYDDVLVQGPLQAALLARAITDWIGGRGRLVEYSVQNRAVALAGQQLTFGGTVTGKRLSDNVGLVDLDIAGRRNDTVLMPGTATVALPMRGDRP
- a CDS encoding acyl-CoA dehydrogenase family protein — translated: MKLLPSSDERDLASMLSKLFDAECPVSLVREMHDGRTKPDRLWKALADAGVFGLLVPPEHDGAGGALTDLGVFYVEAGRALCPTIVHGTLHAAFAIQVLGGPDQQAAWLPSLADGKLSATTCLSSVRNAADVTPTLRARSDGEVWRLDGAVDFVSDADLADYVVVTASAPDLTLGFVVPLEAVGLKPQPLMGGHRAFRLVFQDVEIADRTAVLGESGLAVEDLRRVANAAVALQSLDLVGVGEAALQRTVEYTKARKQFGRPIASFQAAQHLVANMHIALAAARLAAHSAVFSIGQGHTANRQTAIARMHAGAAAKLITLDAHQLHGGMGYVVDTDLHLFSERARVLSTLGGGADIAATWMEES
- a CDS encoding MaoC family dehydratase, translating into MIDEESAARVGTVAATASGEVNRRDWQRWAVAVGDRNPLWFDPDYARAQGHRDVVCPPLYLQYAILGVTPLDELRPDGSSGAVSGSLAFPRAPKRMAGGESTTFHGPAYHRDEIEMVRTIESIVEKHGRSGDFVLVTWHTTYRNQHRELLAEATTSMIARP